TCGCCTGCAGCACCCAGGCGGCCGGCTGCGTCGTGCCGGCCCAAGGATTCGTCGAGGCCTCGAAGGCGCTCGGGTGGGAGGCCAAGCTGGTCGACGGCAAGGTTGACCCGGCGGTCTACAACTCCCAACTGCGGGCCGCTGCGGCTGCGAACGTCGATGCCGTCGCCTTGTTCGGCGTCGATTGCTCCGTGGTCAAGGCCTCGATCGAGGTGGTGCAGGCAGCCGGCGTCAAGGTTTACGGCGGCAACGCGCTCGACTGCGACGACAAGTTCAGCGACGGTGGCAAGCCCCTGTTCGACGAGTACCTACGGTTCAACCAGGACCTGATCTCGTACGAGGACTACATGAGCACCTTCGTCGGCCCCACGATCGCCGACTGGGGCATCGCCGAGACCGACGGCACGGCGGAGGTCATCCTGATGCGCCAGGACGACAATGCCACCCTCCGGATGGTCGGAGACGCCCAGGCCGGCCGCCTCGCTGAGTGCGACGGATGCGTGGTCCACGAGGTGACGTTCACTTCTGTTGACCTGTTCGGCGGGAAGCTCCAGGGCAAGGCCGCCGCCGCGCTCCAGCAGTTCCCGAACGCGGACGTCGTCATGGTTCCCGCCGACTCGGCGATCACCCTCGGAGTGGGGGCGGCTGTCGACCAAGCGCGCCAGGGCGGGCGTGAGGACCTACTGCTCGCGGGCAACGAGGGTGTTGCCTCGTCGATCACCCTGATTCGCAACGGGACGCAGTCCTACGCGGTCGGCCGGCCGCTCACCTGGACCGGCTGGGCTGCGGCGGACGGCCTGAACCGGCTCTTCGCCGGCGAAGAGCCGGTCGATTCGGGCATGGGCATCGGCAGCATGGACGCCGAGCACCTCCCCGACGGCGACGTGTACGACGGCAACCCGGCATCGTCGGGCTACCAGGAGAACTACAAGAAGATCTGGGGAGTGGACTGAGTGGTCGACGCCACCTCCGGGAGGCGGGCGAGCGCTCTGGCGCTCGCACACCTCTCCAAGACCTTCCCCGGCACGCGAGCCCTCGCGGACGTCAGCTTCTCGGTCGCGCCCGGCCACTTCCACGCACTCGTAGGCGGCAACGGCTCAGGGAAGTCCACGCTCATCAAGATCCTCGCCGGCGTCTACAGCGCCGACCGGTGTGGGTCGCTCCACCTGGGTGACGAGAGCTTCGACGTCGAGCAGCTGACGCCGCGCTGGTCCCGGGAGGCAGGCATCAGGTTCGTCCACCAGGACCTCGGCTTGTTCCCGGAGCTGACCGTGACAGAGAACGTCCTCGCCGGCAGTCCTTTCCCCCGGCGGCTCGGCGGCATCGACTGGTCCGAGGCACGCCGATCGGTCCAGCTACTGCTGGACGCGCTCGAGATCCCTGTCCACGCGCGGTCCCTCGTGCGTGACCTGCGACCTGCCGACCAGACGCTCATCGCGGTGGCGCGCTGCCTGCGCGACCGCGACTCCGGCGGCGTCGGTTTGCTCGTCCTGGACGAGCCGACGACGCGCCTGCCCGCCGACGAGGTGGACGGCCTGCTTCAGCGGCTGCGGGCCTACAGCAGTCGGGGCCAGAGCATCCTCTACGTCACGCACCGGCTCGACGAGGTTCTCGGCTATGCCGACACCGTGACGGTGCTGCGCGACGGCCGCCACGTCGACACCCGCCCCGCGGCCCAGCACGATCGCGAGAGTCTGGTGGCGCACATAGCAGGACACGCGCCCGCGGAGCGACAGCGCCGGCCGCGGACTTCCTTCGGACCGGCCGTGCTCTCGGTCGAAGGCCTGCGGGGTGGTCCCCTGGAGAACGTCACCTTCGATATCCGCGCCGGGGAGGTCGTGGCCCTGGCCGGGTTGGTCGGCAGCGGCCGGACCAGCGTGATGCAGAACGTCATGGGAGCAGTCAAGCCGCGGGGAGGCTCGGTCTCAGTGAGCGGCCGACGGCTCCGGTCCGGGCACGTCGCCGAGGCGATCTCGCGTGGCCTCGCGCTCGTCCCCGAGGAACGGGCGCGCGACGGTGCGTTCCTGTCCCTGTCGGTGACCGAGAACCTCTCGGCGTCGACGATCGGCCGGTACCGGCGCGGTGGCTGGTTGCGGCGCACCGACGAGCGCGGGGATGCCGAGCGCGACATCGACACTTACGGCATCAAGGGAACGGCGGACGCACCGATCGCCCGGTTGTCGGGCGGGAACCAGCAGAAGGCCGTGATGGCGCGGGCGATGAGGTCCGCCCCGGTCGTCCTCCTCCTGGACGAGCCGACGCAGGGGGTCGACGTCGGTGCACGGGCCGACATCTACGCCCAGATCGACGCGGCCGTCGCCGGCGGTGCGGGAGTGCTCCTTGCGACGTCCGACCTCGATGAGTTGCTCCATCTCGCCGACCGGGTGCTCGTGCTTGCCGACGGCCGCATCACAAGCGAGGCCTCGGGTCCGGATATCACCCGCACATGGATCTTCGACAACGTCTACCCGCACGAAAAGGCATCGACATGACATCCCAGCACGCCCGTACCACCCTCGAGATGCCGACCGGGAAGCCACCCGCCGAGGACAACGCCGTGACGACAACGAATGGATGGCGCCCGTCGCTCCTGCGCCTGACCGAGCGTTTCGGACTCGTGATGCTGCTGCTGGGCGTCGCGATCTACTTCGCCCTCAACCCTGCCACGTCGGCGACGTTCCCCACGGTGTCGAATTTCCGCAACATCGTGGCCAACGACTCGGTGCTGATCCTGGCGGCGCTCGCCGCCCTGATCCCCTTGGTGGCGCACCGCTTCGACCTCTCGGTAGGAGCGATCGTGGCACTGACGTCGATCGCCGCGGCCAAGGCGACCACCTCGATGGAGCTGCCGATCCTCGTCGGCGTGGTCATCGCCGTGACGATCGGTGCGCTGGTTGGGCTGGCGAACGGGATCCTCATCGCGTACTTCCGGGCCAACTCGCTCGTCATCACCCTCGGCATGGCCACCCTGCTCGGGGGCGTGGCGTCCGCGTGGTCCGGCCATCAGACCATCGTCGGCGTCCCCGTGACCCTCACGAACTTCGGCAACGGCCTGTGGTTCGGCGTCCCGCGGCCGGTGTACCTCGTCATCGTGGCCGCACTGGCGGTGTCCTTCCTCCTCGGGCTGACGATCTTCGGGCGGCGTCTGTTGTCGGTGGGTGTCAACGAGACGGCGGCACACCTCGTGGGCCTGCCGGTCCAGCGCACGGTCGCTCTGGCCTTCGTCGCCTCGGGCGCGCTCGCCGGCCTGGCGGGTGCTCTGCTCCTTGCCCGGACCGGTAGCGCGGCCTCCGGGGTCGGGGTGGGCTACCTGCTTCCGGCGCTCGCTGCGATCTTCCTGGGGTCGACCACCATCTGCCCGGGGCGCTATACCGTCGCGGGCACTCTCGTCGGCGTGTTCTTCGTCGCCATCAGCATCAACGGCTTGACCCTCGCGGGAGCGGCCGACTGGGTCGAGCCCGCGTTCAACGGCGGCGCCGTCATCGTCGCGGTGGCGGTCTCCTCGCTGCTGACCCACCGTCGCCTGACGGGTGCGTCGCGATGATCGCCTCGTACGAGCTCGACGCGGAGGAGACCGCGATTGTCGCCCTGGTCCGCGACTGGGTCGACCGCGAGGTCAAACCCGTGGTCCAGGAACTGGAGCACGCCAACACCTACCCCGGGAAGCTCATCGACCAGATGAAGCAGATGGGCATCTACGGCCTGGCCATCCCCGAGCCGTGGAACGACGCCGGGGTGAGCGCGCCGTGCTACGCCGCGGTCACCGAGGAGCTCGCCCGCGGATGGATGAGCCTCGCCGGTGCGATGGGCGGCCACAGCGTCGTGGCGAAGCTCCTGATCGACCACGGCACGCAGGAGCAGAAGGACCACTACCTGCCGCGCATGGCGACCGGTGAGATCCGCGCGACGATGGCGCTGACCGAGCCGGGAGGGGGTTCTGACCTGCAGGCCATGCGCACGACGGCCCGCAAGGAGGGCGACGACTACGTCGTCAACGGCTCCAAGACCTGGATCACGAACGCGCGGCGCTCCCAGCTCGTGGCGCTCCTGTGTCGCACAGACCCGGACGCGGAGCCCGTGCACCGGGGCATCAGCATCCTGCTGGTCGAAAAGGGGCCGGGCTTCGAGGTCTCCCGTGATCTGCCGAAGCTCGGCTACAAGGGAGTCGAGAGCTGCGGGCTCTCCTTCGACGGGTACCGTACCCGGCAGAGCAGCCTGCTCGGGACCGAGGAGGGCCAAGGGTTCGCGCAGATGATGCGTGGTCTCGAAATCGGTCGCATCCAGGTTGCCTCGCGTGCGCTGGGCGTCGGCGCCGCGGCCCTCGAGGACGCGCTGCGCTACAGCCAGGAGCGCGAGAGCTTCGGCAAGCAGATCTGGGAGCACCAGTCGATCGGCAACTACCTGGCCGACATGGCCACGCAGCTGACCGCGGCCCGTCAGCTCGTGCAGTACGCAGCGCGGCGCTTCGACTCCGGTGAGCGCTCCGACATGGAGGCCGGCATGGCCAAGCTCTTCGCATCCGAGGTGGCCATGAAGATCGCCCTCGACGCGGTGCGCATTCACGGTGGTTACGGCTACTCCACCGAGTACGACGTGGAGCGGTACTTCCGGGACGCGCCGCTCATGATTGTCGGCGAGGGTACCAACGAGATCCAGAAGAACGTCATCGCCCGCCAACTCGTCAAACGGAACCCGGCCTGATGGGCGTGAGCAACCGCACGTGGCTGTTCGTCCCCGCCACGACCCCACAGCGGTTC
The nucleotide sequence above comes from Streptomyces sp. NBC_01716. Encoded proteins:
- a CDS encoding substrate-binding domain-containing protein; protein product: MTRTRIAAVCGALLALTLSACGSSSSDGPTGSTSDDVIKQAKASTEQAFAGTDRALPTDGPEAQAGKTVWALACSTQAAGCVVPAQGFVEASKALGWEAKLVDGKVDPAVYNSQLRAAAAANVDAVALFGVDCSVVKASIEVVQAAGVKVYGGNALDCDDKFSDGGKPLFDEYLRFNQDLISYEDYMSTFVGPTIADWGIAETDGTAEVILMRQDDNATLRMVGDAQAGRLAECDGCVVHEVTFTSVDLFGGKLQGKAAAALQQFPNADVVMVPADSAITLGVGAAVDQARQGGREDLLLAGNEGVASSITLIRNGTQSYAVGRPLTWTGWAAADGLNRLFAGEEPVDSGMGIGSMDAEHLPDGDVYDGNPASSGYQENYKKIWGVD
- a CDS encoding sugar ABC transporter ATP-binding protein translates to MVDATSGRRASALALAHLSKTFPGTRALADVSFSVAPGHFHALVGGNGSGKSTLIKILAGVYSADRCGSLHLGDESFDVEQLTPRWSREAGIRFVHQDLGLFPELTVTENVLAGSPFPRRLGGIDWSEARRSVQLLLDALEIPVHARSLVRDLRPADQTLIAVARCLRDRDSGGVGLLVLDEPTTRLPADEVDGLLQRLRAYSSRGQSILYVTHRLDEVLGYADTVTVLRDGRHVDTRPAAQHDRESLVAHIAGHAPAERQRRPRTSFGPAVLSVEGLRGGPLENVTFDIRAGEVVALAGLVGSGRTSVMQNVMGAVKPRGGSVSVSGRRLRSGHVAEAISRGLALVPEERARDGAFLSLSVTENLSASTIGRYRRGGWLRRTDERGDAERDIDTYGIKGTADAPIARLSGGNQQKAVMARAMRSAPVVLLLDEPTQGVDVGARADIYAQIDAAVAGGAGVLLATSDLDELLHLADRVLVLADGRITSEASGPDITRTWIFDNVYPHEKAST
- a CDS encoding ABC transporter permease, encoding MTSQHARTTLEMPTGKPPAEDNAVTTTNGWRPSLLRLTERFGLVMLLLGVAIYFALNPATSATFPTVSNFRNIVANDSVLILAALAALIPLVAHRFDLSVGAIVALTSIAAAKATTSMELPILVGVVIAVTIGALVGLANGILIAYFRANSLVITLGMATLLGGVASAWSGHQTIVGVPVTLTNFGNGLWFGVPRPVYLVIVAALAVSFLLGLTIFGRRLLSVGVNETAAHLVGLPVQRTVALAFVASGALAGLAGALLLARTGSAASGVGVGYLLPALAAIFLGSTTICPGRYTVAGTLVGVFFVAISINGLTLAGAADWVEPAFNGGAVIVAVAVSSLLTHRRLTGASR
- a CDS encoding acyl-CoA dehydrogenase family protein; this encodes MIASYELDAEETAIVALVRDWVDREVKPVVQELEHANTYPGKLIDQMKQMGIYGLAIPEPWNDAGVSAPCYAAVTEELARGWMSLAGAMGGHSVVAKLLIDHGTQEQKDHYLPRMATGEIRATMALTEPGGGSDLQAMRTTARKEGDDYVVNGSKTWITNARRSQLVALLCRTDPDAEPVHRGISILLVEKGPGFEVSRDLPKLGYKGVESCGLSFDGYRTRQSSLLGTEEGQGFAQMMRGLEIGRIQVASRALGVGAAALEDALRYSQERESFGKQIWEHQSIGNYLADMATQLTAARQLVQYAARRFDSGERSDMEAGMAKLFASEVAMKIALDAVRIHGGYGYSTEYDVERYFRDAPLMIVGEGTNEIQKNVIARQLVKRNPA